One stretch of Eupeodes corollae chromosome 2, idEupCoro1.1, whole genome shotgun sequence DNA includes these proteins:
- the LOC129946321 gene encoding fibrous sheath CABYR-binding protein-like translates to MKFAIWILFIALLIAFASAGIIPEEEYLPPVEEEEQVAAEQPLEESAAFAKDGYRYKTVRRLRHRRDVSELFPQGTLAEDGYHYHSPKPSEPLAKVAQEYLPPAAEESTENKEISEAPQVSNEYLPPVAEDESEKIESLGEAAEISKEYLPPSTEAAATLDVPKFSADEELPSPSDDDAVIIEGPEESSVLADDGYHYRRIRYRRDVSAPSSSVGYSYEAPVDAEEIKNAYIPPAEVKDGSNVEETIKEYLPPVAEVKEASETAALADDGYRYKTIRRLKYRQRRDVSEIAATTPENVEESSSAVSVEYLPPVAEVKEVSDEPSETAELAEDGYRYKTIRKLKYRQRRDVSEIVAPESAILDKDGYHYRVPEPTEVIPKVSNEYLPPPAKLRELPEEPKELETTEAPIVTESTSAVSEISTEAASIETTEAPSSSPVPAAISNEYLPPFEEVPLVKAASGDSSTTAAPTPNPVSISNQYLPPAEELAEVKEASEINEETAVLADDGYHYKVGKRFRFRRDVSEIITPQNGYGYKAPAAETASIYLPPVEATKAAESNESPQVSSEYLPPLEDAINDAEIIESPEESAVLADDGYHYKTVRRLKYRTRRDVSEIANPNGYAYPAPAAAQEESAVLADDGYRYKTVRRLRYRHRRDVSELVAPAEESALLSKDGYHYKTPSNDYLPPSVEDVAEVKEALSIEPPIAPDVSNEYLPPSEAAPKEASSLVVSNEYLPPTEVATGNPEILPQESAILADDGYHYKTVRRIRYRHRRDVSEIANQQADGYNYNAPVEVEPQEIQYLPPPVEETAQVKEAAETAAESSTLADDGYRYKTVKRIRYRHRV, encoded by the exons ATG AAATTTGCAATTTGGATACTTTTTATTGCATTGTTGATTGCATTTGCATCAGCTGGAATAATTCCAGAAGAGGAGTATTTACCACCAGTCGAGGAGGAGGAACAAGTTGCAGCCGAACAACCTCTTGAAGAATCAGCTGCATTTGCTAAGGATGGCTACAGGTACAAGACTGTTCGGAGGCTTCGTCATCGTCGTGATGTTTCGGAATTGTTTCCTCAAGGCACACTAGCCGAAGATGGATACCATTACCACTCCCCAAAGCCATCCGAACCTTTGGCAAAGGTTGCCCAGGAATATCTTCCTCCAGCGGCTGAAGAATCAACTGAAAACAAGGAAATCAGCGAAGCACCCCAAGTATCGAATGAATATCTCCCACCTGTAGCTGAGGACGAGtctgaaaaaattgaatctctTGGTGAAGCAGCTGAAATTTCAAAGGAATACTTGCCACCGTCAACTGAAGCAGCAGCTACTTTGGATGTGCCAAAATTCTCGGCTGACGAAGAGTTGCCTTCACCATCAGATGATGATGCTGTCATCATTGAAGGTCCCGAAGAAAGTTCTGTCCTTGCTGACGATGGATACCACTATCGCAGAATTAGGTATAGACGTGATGTTTCTGCCCCTTCATCCTCAGTTGGATACTCATACGAAGCACCAGTTGATGCTGAAGAAATTAAGAATGCCTACATTCCTCCTGCAGAAGTTAAAGATGGCTCAAATGTTGAAGAAACTATCAAGGAATATCTCCCACCTGTTGCAGAGGTCAAAGAAGCATCAGAAACAGCTGCACTTGCTGATGATGGCTACCGGTATAAAACTATTCGCAGACTAAAGTATCGTCAACGCCGTGATGTTTCCGAGATTGCTGCCACCACTCCTGAAAATGTAGAAGAATCAAGCTCTGCAGTGAGTGTTGAATACCTGCCACCTGTTGCTGAAGTTAAAGAAGTCTCTGATGAACCTTCAGAAACTGCAGAACTCGCTGAAGATGGGTATCGTTATAAGACAATTCGAAAACTCAAATATCGTCAACGTCGTGATGTCTCTGAAATTGTTGCCCCTGAATCAGCGATCCTGGATAAAGATGGATACCATTATCGAGTTCCTGAACCAACTGAAGTAATTCCCAAGGTTTCCAATGAATATTTGCCACCACCTGCAAAACTACGGGAACTTCCTGAGGAACCAAAAGAATTGGAAACAACTGAAGCTCCTATTGTCACAGAATCTACCTCGGCTGTTTCGGAAATCTCTACTGAAGCAGCTTCAATTGAAACAACAGAAGCCCCATCGTCTTCACCAGTGCCAGCAGCTATATCAAATGAATATTTGCCTCCATTTGAAGAAGTGCCCCTAGTCAAAGCAGCAAGTGGAGATTCTTCAACAACTGCTGCCCCAACCCCAAACCCAGtatcaatttcaaatcaatatttGCCTCCCGCTGAAGAATTAGCTGAAGTAAAGGAAGCCTCAGAAATTAACGAAGAAACTGCAGTCTTAGCTGATGATGGATACCATTATAAGGTTGGAAAACGTTTTAGGTTCAGACGTGATGTTTCTGAAATTATTACCCCTCAAAATGGATATGGATATAAGGCCCCTGCTGCAGAAACAGCCAGTATTTATCTACCTCCTGTTGAAGCAACAAAAGCTGCTGAATCAAATGAAAGTCCTCAAGTTTCCAGTGAATATCTTCCCCCACTTGAAGACGCCATAAATGATGCCGAAATTATCGAATCTCCCGAAGAAAGTGCTGTTCTTGCCGATGATGGCTATCACTATAAAACTGTACGTCGTTTGAAATACCGTACTCGTCGTGATGTCTCTGAAATTGCTAATCCAAATGGATACGCATATCCAGCTCCCGCAGCCGCTCAAGAAGAATCAGCAGTTTTAGCTGACGATGGATATCGCTATAAGACCGTTCGACGTCTAAGATACCGCCATCGTCGTGATGTTTCTGAATTAGTTGCTCCAGCTGAAGAATCTGCTCTTCTCTCTAAAGATGGATACCACTACAAAACACCTTCAAATGACTATCTTCCTCCATCAGTTGAAGATGTTGCAGAAGTTAAGGAAGCTTTATCCATTGAACCACCTATTGCCCCAGATGTATCCAACGAATATTTGCCACCTTCAGAAGCTGCCCCCAAAGAAGCCTCATCCTTAGTAGTGTCAAACGAATATCTCCCACCAACTGAAGTTGCCACAGGAAATCCAGAAATACTACCCCAAGAATCAGCAATTCTTGCTGATGATGGATATCATTACAAAACTGTTCGACGGATCAGATATCGTCATCGTCGTGATGTTTCCGAAATAGCCAACCAACAAGCTGATGGTTACAACTATAATGCTCCCGTTGAAGTTGAGCCTCAAGAAATTCAATACTTACCACCACCAGTTGAAGAAACTGCTCAAGTCAAGGAAGCTGCTGAAACTGCTGCTGAAAGTTCCACTCTAGCTGATGATGGCTACCGTTACAAGACTGTCAAACGCATCCGTTACAGGCATAGAGTTTGA